A genome region from Salvia splendens isolate huo1 chromosome 19, SspV2, whole genome shotgun sequence includes the following:
- the LOC121780137 gene encoding B3 domain-containing protein REM1-like, with amino-acid sequence MDYPQFHSFMKKISIEHCLTELSCRGRSWPVRLLNIASGCHFHTGWAEFRLTNNIIHDDVLTFTMVDAGIFHVKRYNPRTGCPRLSDLQEEGVYGDSEHSCAPDMETSDDYVPSDTDGGDSSDEEEYVPDPGVLADDGCPTFTVTLDSSNISRSLEIPMAFWRRHIRMISLQDPVYFNVNGDSWFIVLDHSATKIWVKRGWRRFKIANNIVVGTRCHFKLIDRIDVQFYVWFDRP; translated from the exons ATGGATTACCCTCAGTTCCATTCGTTCATGAAGAAAATCTCGATAGAGCACTGCCTGACCGAGTTG TCATGCCGTGGAAGGAGTTGGCCCGTGAGACTCCTGAACATTGCGAGTGGTTGCCATTTCCACACTGGTTGGGCCGAATTTCGTCTCACGAACAACATTATTCACGATGACGTCCTTACATTCACTATGGTTGATGCGGGCATATTCCATGTGAAGCGCTATAACCCGAGGACGGGATGTCCTCGACTCAGTGATTTACAAG AGGAAGGTGTATACGGAGACTCGGAACACAGTTGTGCTCCGGACATGGAAACGTCAGACGACTATGTGCCATCGGACACGGATGGGGGAGACTCATCCGATGAGGAAGAGTATGTGCCGGACCCCGGGGTTTTAGCTGATGATGGTTGCCCGACTTTCACTGTAACTTTGGACAGCTCAAACATTTCCCGTTCTCTAGAGATTCCGATGGCGTTTTGGCGTCGCCACATTCGGATGATATCACTGCAAGATCCGGTTTACTTCAACGTCAACGGAGACTCATGGTTCATTGTTCTTGACCACAGTGCCACCAAGATTTGGGTGAAACGTGGATGGCGACGTTTCAAAATTGCCAACAACATTGTTGTTGGTACGCGCTGCCATTTCAAGCTTATTGATCGGATTGACGTCCAGTTTTATGTGTGGTTTGATCGGCCTTAA
- the LOC121780304 gene encoding delta-aminolevulinic acid dehydratase, chloroplastic-like isoform X1: MTAMTLNSVNFGAAKAVNFEYVGLKVHQNITGARPHSVKFVPRALTVNAGEAQGGGPVKKLGKSDEECEAAVVAGIVPEAPPVPPKPAAPAGTPLATPLPLSRRPRRNRRSPVLRAAFQETSISPANLVYPLFIHEGEEDTPIGAMPGCYRLGWRHGLVEEVAKARDVGVNSIVLFPKVPDALTVLSYSKLCCHFTSTGDEAYNDNGLVPRTIRLLKDKYPDLIIYTDVALDPYSSDGHDGIVREDGVILNDETVHQLCKQAVSQARAGADVVSPSDMMDGRVGAIRAALDAEGFQHVSIMSYTAKYASSFYGPFREALDSNPRFGDKKTYQMNPANYREALIETHEDEAEGADILLVKPGLPYLDIIRLLRDNSSLPVAAYQVSGEYSMIKAGGALKMIDEERVMMESLMCLRRAGADIILTYFALQAARCMCGEKR, encoded by the exons ATGACTGCAATGACGCTCAACTCGGTGAACTTTGGGGCGGCGAAAGCCGTGAATTTTGAGTATGTGGGGCTGAAAGTGCACCAGAATATCACTGGTGCAAGGCCTCACTCGGTCAAATTCGTGCCAAGGGCGCTTACAGTGAATGCAGGCGAGGCTCAGGGGGGTGGGCCGGTTAAGAAGTTGGGAAAGAGTGATGAGGAGTGTGAGGCCGCGGTGGTTGCAGGGATTGTCCCAGAAGCGCCCCCTGTTCCCCCCAAACCAGCTGCACCGGCTGGCACCCCTCTCGCCACCCCCCTT CCTCTTAGTAGGAGACCAAGGCGGAATCGCAGATCACCAGTACTGAGGGCTGCCTTCCAAGAAACTAGCATAAGCCCTGCAAACCTGGTTTATCCACTCTTCATCCATGAAG GGGAAGAAGACACTCCAATTGGAGCAATGCCTGGATGCTATAGGCTTGGGTGGAGACACGGACTTGTGGAAGAG GTTGCTAAGGCTCGAGATGTTGGTGTTAACAGCATTGTGCTCTTTCCAAAAGTTCCCGATGCTTTAACGGTTCTTTCTTATTCAAAATTGTGTTGCCATTTT ACTTCCACGGGAGATGAAGCATATAATGACAATGGGCTGGTGCCAAGAACAATAAGACTTTTGAAAGACAAGTATCCGGATCTC ATTATATACACCGATGTTGCGTTAGATCCATATTCCTCTGATGGACATGATGGCATCGTAAGGGAAGATG GAGTCATCTTGAATGACGAAACTGTACATCAGCTCTGTAAACAGGCAGTATCTCAG GCCAGAGCAGGAGCGGATGTCGTGAGCCCCAGTGATATGATGGATGGTCGTGTAGGGGCCATTCGAGCTGCTCTTGATGCTGAAGGCTTTCAGCACGTCTCCATCATGTCCTACACGGCCAA ataCGCTAGCTCGTTCTATGGCCCCTTCCGGGAAGCGTTGGACTCAAATCCACGTTTTGGTGACAAGAAAAC GTATCAGATGAATCCTGCAAATTACAGAGAGGCTCTCATCGAAACCCATGAGGACGAGGCTGAAGGAGCTGATATCCTTCTG GTTAAACCAGGTCTACCTTACCTCGACATCATACGCCTTCTAAGGGATAACTCTTCTTTACCCGTTGCTGCATATCAG GTGTCGGGCGAATACTCGATGATCAAGGCTGGCGGAGCCCTGAAAATGATCGACGAGGAGAGGGTGATGATGGAGTCGCTGATGTGTCTTCGACGAGCCGGCGCCGACATCATCCTGACATATTTTGCTTTGCAAGCTGCTAGATGCATGTGTGGGGAGAAGAGGTGA
- the LOC121780030 gene encoding filament-like plant protein, which translates to MEKKKWLWKRRASERSPGEGESSGSFSSPSERYSDEQDVSRESPNGSVQSPEITSKLSFTDDEAKENVKRLTEKLSAALVNVGAKEELVKQHAKVAEEAVAGWEKAENEVAALKQQLEVALQQNVNLEVRVSHLDGALKECVRQLRQGRDEQEKRISDAIAEGNRAWESEKAELEKHIVQLQARAKATESGNSAAINPKSLQILESMEKENLFLKQGMKARCKELESVIIERDLSIQAAETASKMQLENIKKVAKLEAECRRLQSLSRKSSPLNNLKPNPTSHFYAESLTDSHSDSGERLNAVEMDACRTSNVDRNGSEPSCSDSWASALIAELDQFKNEKLLPSSLMACSVEFDMMDDFLEMERLVALPDTKSNTPLTASESASGESVSMDNQLLRAELESVTERVAELEKKLEEMEAERAALEAALDESHELARAAETKSEELQKELKAVNEAKELLESQLIAMEVEARTMSANVDLLNAEIQDERTLSAELSIKCQELETECVLQKNTPNSNGELKIKQEDLAVAADKLAECQRTIVSLGMQLKSLATLEDFLIDTTSIPDGGLLSGIPKVPSSDEMTGHVTAAKSRNGFGKFFSRSKSGAEIGIRQD; encoded by the exons ATGGAAAAGAAGAAATGGCTGTGGAAGAGAAGAGCTTCAGAGAGGAGCCCTGGTGAGGGTGAAAGCTCGGGATCATTTTCTTCCCCTTCCGAGAGATACTCGGATGAGCAG GATGTGTCGAGGGAGTCTCCCAATGGTAGCGTACAGTCACCGGAAATCACATCTAAGCTCTCATTTACTGATGATGAAGCAAAAGAGAACGTGAAGAGACTGACAGAGAAGCTATCGGCTGCTCTTGTGAATGTTGGTGCCAAAGAAGAGCTTGTTAAGCAGCATGCTAAAGTTGCTGAAGAAGCTGTCGCTG GGTGGGAGAAGGCAGAAAATGAAGTGGCAGCATTGAAGCAGCAACTCGAGGTTGCGTTGCAGCAGAATGTGAACTTGGAAGTTCGAGTCAGCCATCTCGATGGCGCTCTCAAGGAATGCGTCAGACAGCTGAGACAAGGACGAGACGAACAGGAAAAGAGAATCTCTGATGCCATAGCAGAGGGAAATAGGGCGTGGGAGTCTGAAAAGGCTGAACTCGAGAAGCACATTGTTCAACTTCAGGCACGAGCCAAAGCAACCGAAAGCGGAAATTCTGCTGCTATAAACCCGAAGTCTCTTCAAATTCTCGAGAGTATGGAGAAGGAGAACTTGTTCTTAAAGCAAGGGATGAAGGCTCGCTGCAAGGAGTTAGAAAGCGTGATAATCGAGAGGGATTTAAGCATACAAGCTGCAGAAACTGCCAGCAAGATGCAGTTGGAGAATATTAAAAAGGTTGCTAAGCTTGAAGCTGAATGCAGAAGGCTTCAATCTCTATCTCGAAAATCATCTCCACTGAACAATTTGAAGCCCAACCCGACTTCCCATTTTTACGCTGAATCTTTGACAGATAGTCACTCGGATAGCGGGGAGAGACTGAATGCAGTAGAGATGGATGCTTGTAGGACGAGTAACGTGGACAGGAACGGGTCCGAACCAAGTTGCTCGGACTCATGGGCATCAGCCTTGATTGCAGAGCTCGATCAGTTCAAAAACGAGAAACTCTTGCCAAGCAGTCTAATGGCCTGCTCTGTTGAATTTGACATGATGGATGATTTTCTCGAGATGGAGCGACTAGTTGCATTGCCTGATACTAAGAGCAATACCCCTCTTACAGCATCTGAATCAGCTTCAGGGGAATCTGTTTCCATGGACAATCAACTACTTAGAGCCGAGCTCGAGTCAGTGACTGAACGAGTGGCTGAACTGGAAAAAAAGTTGGAGGAGATGGAAGCTGAGAGGGCTGCACTCGAGGCTGCTTTAGATGAAAGCCACGAATTGGCCAGAGCAGCTGAAACGAAGTCGGAGGAGCTGCAGAAGGAGCTGAAGGCCGTGAACGAGGCAAAGGAGCTGCTAGAGTCTCAACTCATTGCAATGGAAGTAGAAGCAAGGACTATGTCTGCAAATGTCGATTTGCTGAACGCAGAAATTCAAGATGAACGAACGTTATCAGCTGAACTCTCGATCAAGTGTCAAGAATTGGAGACTGAGTGTGTTTTGCAGAAGAACACACCGAATTCAAATGGTGAACTTAAGATAAAGCAG GAGGATCTGGCTGTGGCTGCTGACAAACTCGCTGAGTGTCAGAGAACGATAGTGTCTCTTGGAATGCAGCTCAAGTCTCTCGCGACGTTGGAAGATTTCTTGATAGACACGACCAGCATACCTGACGGGGGATTGCTCTCGGGAATTCCAAAGGTGCCTTCTAGTGACGAGATGACCGGCCATGTGACTGCTGCCAAGAGCAGGAATGGTTTCGGGAAGTTTTTCTCCCGGAGCAAGAGCGGCGCCGAGATCGGAATTCGACAAGATTAG
- the LOC121780178 gene encoding chlorophyllide a oxygenase, chloroplastic-like, translated as MSIVAAAAALSLPISLSRSNKFHATKCLRGGFGVFAIIGEEGGLVERKSPWTSLFDVEDPRAKVPQYKGKFLDVNQALEVARYDIQYCDWKARQDVLTIMLLHEKVVEVINPLAREFKSIGTLRKELADLQVELAQAHNQVHISEARVSTALDKLAYMETLVTDKILQDTSTTGPDLLLPSSTLSLPPAKSRQPKRSINVSGPVQPYNDHLKNFWYPVAFSAGLKDDTMMPIDCFEEPWVLFRGKEGKPGCVQNTCAHRACPLDLGSINEGRIKCPYHGWEYSTDGKCEKMPSTKFLNVKIKALPCFEQEGMIWIWPGNDPPTPKLPSLLPPSGFQIHAEIVMELPVEHGLLLDNLLDLAHAPFTHTSTFAKGWSVPSLVKFLTPSASSLQGYWDPYPIDMEFHPPCMVLSTIGISKPGKLQGQSTRECATHLHQLHVCLPSSKQKTRLLYRMSLDFAPILKHVPFMQHLWRYFAEKVLNEDLRLVLGQQERMLNGTNVWNLPVSYDKLGVRYRQWRDSVERGSKELHSQYNFLDQ; from the exons ATGTCCATCGTTGCTGCCGCTGCTGCTCTCTCTCTTCCTATCTCTCTTTCTCGATCAAACAAGTTTCACGCTACAAAG TGTCTGAGGGGAGGGTTTGGAGTATTTGCTATCATTGGAGAGGAAGGTGGGCTGGTTGAGAGGAAAAGCCCTTGGACTTCACTCTTTGATGTAGAAGATCCGCGGGCGAAGGTCCCTCAGTATAAAGGTAAGTTTCTCGATGTGAATCAAGCTCTAGAGGTGGCTAGATATGACATTCAATACTGTGACTGGAAAGCTAGGCAAGATGTTCTCACAATCATGCTTCTCCACGAAAAG GTTGTGGAAGTCATAAACCCTCTTGCGCGGGAGTTCAAATCTATTGGAACACTTCGGAAAGAACTAGCAGATTTGCAGGTGGAACTGGCACAAGCCCACAACCAG GTGCATATATCAGAAGCAAGGGTGTCAACAGCTTTAGACAAGCTAGCCTACATGGAGACACTGGTTACTGATAAAATCTTGCAAGATACGAGCACGACAGGACCCGACTTGTTACTCCCTTCTTCCACTCTGTCTCTTCCACCTGCAAAGAGCAGGCAGCCAAAGAGAAGCATCAATGTATCTGGTCCTGTCCAACCTTACAATGATCACCTGAAAAACTTCTGGTATCCCGTTGCTTTTTCTGCAGGCCTCAAGGATGATACCATG ATGCCAATTGATTGCTTCGAGGAACCTTGGGTTCTTTTCCGTGGAAAGGAGGGAAAACCAGGGTGTGTTCAGAATACTTGTGCACACAGAGCCTGCCCACTCGATTTAGGTTCGATTAATGAGGGACGTATAAAGTGTCCCTATCATG GATGGGAATACTCTACTGATGGAAAATGTGAGAAAATGCCCTCTACAAAGTTCCTCAACGTAAAGATCAAGGCGCTGCCATGCTTCGAACAAGAGGGAATGATCTGGATCTGGCCAGGGAATGATCCTCCAACGCCAAAACTTCCTTCGTTATTACCACCTTCAGGATTCCAAATACATGCTGAG ATTGTCATGGAACTTCCAGTGGAACATGGGCTCCTACTAGACAACCTTTTGGATCTTGCACATGCTCCTTTTACTCACACTTCGACATTTGCTAAGGGATGGAGCGTTCCAAG CTTGGTGAAGTTTTTGACACCTTCTGCATCTAGTCTGCAAGGCTACTGGGATCCATATCCCATAGATATGGAATTCCATCCACCCTGCATGGTGCTATCAACGATTGGGATCTCCAAGCCCGGGAAATTACAAGGGCAGAGCACAAGAGAGTGCGCTACTCATCTCCACCAACTTCACGTCTGCTTACCTTCGTCTAAACAGAAGACGAGGTTGCTGTACAGAATGTCACTCGACTTTGCTCCAATTCTGAAACACGTCCCGTTCATGCAACACCTGTGGAGATATTTTGCTGAGAAG GTTCTGAATGAGGATCTGCGGCTCGTACTTGGCCAACAGGAGCGCATGCTCAACGGCACAAATGTTTGGAACTTGCCAGTTTCCTATGACAAGCTGGGAGTAAGGTATAGGCAATGGAGGGATTCAGTGGAACGAGGCTCGAAAGAGCTGCATTCGCAATACAACTTTCTTGACCAATAG
- the LOC121780304 gene encoding delta-aminolevulinic acid dehydratase 1, chloroplastic-like isoform X3: MTAMTLNSVNFGAAKAVNFEYVGLKVHQNITGARPHSVKFVPRALTVNAGEAQGGGPVKKLGKSDEECEAAVVAGIVPEAPPVPPKPAAPAGTPLATPLPLSRRPRRNRRSPVLRAAFQETSISPANLVYPLFIHEGEEDTPIGAMPGCYRLGWRHGLVEETSTGDEAYNDNGLVPRTIRLLKDKYPDLIIYTDVALDPYSSDGHDGIVREDGVILNDETVHQLCKQAVSQARAGADVVSPSDMMDGRVGAIRAALDAEGFQHVSIMSYTAKYASSFYGPFREALDSNPRFGDKKTYQMNPANYREALIETHEDEAEGADILLVKPGLPYLDIIRLLRDNSSLPVAAYQVSGEYSMIKAGGALKMIDEERVMMESLMCLRRAGADIILTYFALQAARCMCGEKR, translated from the exons ATGACTGCAATGACGCTCAACTCGGTGAACTTTGGGGCGGCGAAAGCCGTGAATTTTGAGTATGTGGGGCTGAAAGTGCACCAGAATATCACTGGTGCAAGGCCTCACTCGGTCAAATTCGTGCCAAGGGCGCTTACAGTGAATGCAGGCGAGGCTCAGGGGGGTGGGCCGGTTAAGAAGTTGGGAAAGAGTGATGAGGAGTGTGAGGCCGCGGTGGTTGCAGGGATTGTCCCAGAAGCGCCCCCTGTTCCCCCCAAACCAGCTGCACCGGCTGGCACCCCTCTCGCCACCCCCCTT CCTCTTAGTAGGAGACCAAGGCGGAATCGCAGATCACCAGTACTGAGGGCTGCCTTCCAAGAAACTAGCATAAGCCCTGCAAACCTGGTTTATCCACTCTTCATCCATGAAG GGGAAGAAGACACTCCAATTGGAGCAATGCCTGGATGCTATAGGCTTGGGTGGAGACACGGACTTGTGGAAGAG ACTTCCACGGGAGATGAAGCATATAATGACAATGGGCTGGTGCCAAGAACAATAAGACTTTTGAAAGACAAGTATCCGGATCTC ATTATATACACCGATGTTGCGTTAGATCCATATTCCTCTGATGGACATGATGGCATCGTAAGGGAAGATG GAGTCATCTTGAATGACGAAACTGTACATCAGCTCTGTAAACAGGCAGTATCTCAG GCCAGAGCAGGAGCGGATGTCGTGAGCCCCAGTGATATGATGGATGGTCGTGTAGGGGCCATTCGAGCTGCTCTTGATGCTGAAGGCTTTCAGCACGTCTCCATCATGTCCTACACGGCCAA ataCGCTAGCTCGTTCTATGGCCCCTTCCGGGAAGCGTTGGACTCAAATCCACGTTTTGGTGACAAGAAAAC GTATCAGATGAATCCTGCAAATTACAGAGAGGCTCTCATCGAAACCCATGAGGACGAGGCTGAAGGAGCTGATATCCTTCTG GTTAAACCAGGTCTACCTTACCTCGACATCATACGCCTTCTAAGGGATAACTCTTCTTTACCCGTTGCTGCATATCAG GTGTCGGGCGAATACTCGATGATCAAGGCTGGCGGAGCCCTGAAAATGATCGACGAGGAGAGGGTGATGATGGAGTCGCTGATGTGTCTTCGACGAGCCGGCGCCGACATCATCCTGACATATTTTGCTTTGCAAGCTGCTAGATGCATGTGTGGGGAGAAGAGGTGA
- the LOC121780304 gene encoding delta-aminolevulinic acid dehydratase, chloroplastic-like isoform X2, with protein sequence MTAMTLNSVNFGAAKAVNFEYVGLKVHQNITGARPHSVKFVPRALTVNAGEAQGGGPVKKLGKSDEECEAAVVAGIVPEAPPVPPKPAAPAGTPLATPLPLSRRPRRNRRSPVLRAAFQETSISPANLVYPLFIHEGEEDTPIGAMPGCYRLGWRHGLVEEVAKARDVGVNSIVLFPKVPDALTTSTGDEAYNDNGLVPRTIRLLKDKYPDLIIYTDVALDPYSSDGHDGIVREDGVILNDETVHQLCKQAVSQARAGADVVSPSDMMDGRVGAIRAALDAEGFQHVSIMSYTAKYASSFYGPFREALDSNPRFGDKKTYQMNPANYREALIETHEDEAEGADILLVKPGLPYLDIIRLLRDNSSLPVAAYQVSGEYSMIKAGGALKMIDEERVMMESLMCLRRAGADIILTYFALQAARCMCGEKR encoded by the exons ATGACTGCAATGACGCTCAACTCGGTGAACTTTGGGGCGGCGAAAGCCGTGAATTTTGAGTATGTGGGGCTGAAAGTGCACCAGAATATCACTGGTGCAAGGCCTCACTCGGTCAAATTCGTGCCAAGGGCGCTTACAGTGAATGCAGGCGAGGCTCAGGGGGGTGGGCCGGTTAAGAAGTTGGGAAAGAGTGATGAGGAGTGTGAGGCCGCGGTGGTTGCAGGGATTGTCCCAGAAGCGCCCCCTGTTCCCCCCAAACCAGCTGCACCGGCTGGCACCCCTCTCGCCACCCCCCTT CCTCTTAGTAGGAGACCAAGGCGGAATCGCAGATCACCAGTACTGAGGGCTGCCTTCCAAGAAACTAGCATAAGCCCTGCAAACCTGGTTTATCCACTCTTCATCCATGAAG GGGAAGAAGACACTCCAATTGGAGCAATGCCTGGATGCTATAGGCTTGGGTGGAGACACGGACTTGTGGAAGAG GTTGCTAAGGCTCGAGATGTTGGTGTTAACAGCATTGTGCTCTTTCCAAAAGTTCCCGATGCTTTAACG ACTTCCACGGGAGATGAAGCATATAATGACAATGGGCTGGTGCCAAGAACAATAAGACTTTTGAAAGACAAGTATCCGGATCTC ATTATATACACCGATGTTGCGTTAGATCCATATTCCTCTGATGGACATGATGGCATCGTAAGGGAAGATG GAGTCATCTTGAATGACGAAACTGTACATCAGCTCTGTAAACAGGCAGTATCTCAG GCCAGAGCAGGAGCGGATGTCGTGAGCCCCAGTGATATGATGGATGGTCGTGTAGGGGCCATTCGAGCTGCTCTTGATGCTGAAGGCTTTCAGCACGTCTCCATCATGTCCTACACGGCCAA ataCGCTAGCTCGTTCTATGGCCCCTTCCGGGAAGCGTTGGACTCAAATCCACGTTTTGGTGACAAGAAAAC GTATCAGATGAATCCTGCAAATTACAGAGAGGCTCTCATCGAAACCCATGAGGACGAGGCTGAAGGAGCTGATATCCTTCTG GTTAAACCAGGTCTACCTTACCTCGACATCATACGCCTTCTAAGGGATAACTCTTCTTTACCCGTTGCTGCATATCAG GTGTCGGGCGAATACTCGATGATCAAGGCTGGCGGAGCCCTGAAAATGATCGACGAGGAGAGGGTGATGATGGAGTCGCTGATGTGTCTTCGACGAGCCGGCGCCGACATCATCCTGACATATTTTGCTTTGCAAGCTGCTAGATGCATGTGTGGGGAGAAGAGGTGA
- the LOC121778379 gene encoding protein disulfide-isomerase-like, which translates to MASSNFWMPLLLIAFAFAATISTAEESESKEFVVTLDHSNFTEFVAKHKFVVVEFYAPWCGHCKKLAPEYEKAASVLSTSDPPVVLAKVDANEEQNKAISNEFEVRGFPTIKILRYGGSVVQEYKGPREAEGIVTYLKKQSGPATFEIKAPEEANSIINDNKILVVGVFPEFSGEKFENFTTLAERLRADYEFGHTLAAKVLPRGDSSATGPLVRLLKPFDELFVDFEEFDVDALVKFVEETSTPTVTLFNKDPKNHPFVIKYFNFPNAKAMLFLNFTTEHFDAFKSKYHEAAQLYKGKDLNFLMGDVEASQGAFQYFGIKDEQVPVIIIQTNDGEKFLKPNVEPDQIASWVKDFKDGKVKPYKKSEPIPEVNNEPVKVVVADTLQDMVFNSGKNVLIEFYAPWCGHCKKLAPIVDEVALSFENDADVLIAKLDATANDLPPGTFDVKGYPTLYFRSSTGNLLQYDGDRTKDDIIEFIKKHRAAAAVKPESRNDEL; encoded by the exons ATGGCGTCATCCAATTTCTGGATGCCATTGTTGCTGATCGCCTTCGCCTTCGCCGCAACCATCTCCACTGCCGAGGAATCGGAGTCCAAAGAGTTTGTGGTGACGTTAGACCACTCCAATTTCACTGAATTCGTCGCCAAGCACAAGTTCGTCGTCGTCGAGTTTTACGCGCCTTG GTGTGGTCACTGCAAGAAACTTGCTCCAGAG TATGAAAAAGCTGCTTCTGTTCTAAGCACAAGTGATCCTCCGGTTGTCTTAGCAAAAGTTGACGCAAACGAAGAGCAAAATAAGGCCATATCTAATGAGTTCGAGGTCAGAGGTTTCCCCACAATCAAAATACTGAGGTATGGTGGTAGTGTTGTTCAAGAATACAAAGGACCTCGAGAAGCGGAAGGAATTGTAACCTATTTGAAAAAACAAAGTGGTCCTGCAACTTTTGAGATTAAAGCCCCAGAAGAAGCCAATTCTATAATTAATGACAATAAGATTCTTGTT GTTGGTGTATTCCCTGAATTTTCGGGAGAGAAGTTTGAGAATTTCACCACTTTAGCCGAGAGGTTGCGTGCTGACTATGAGTTTGGTCACACTTTGGCTGCCAAAGTTCTTCCTCGTGGGGACTCATCTGCTACAGGGCCTCTTGTTAGATTATTGAAGCCTTTTGATGAACTCTTTGTAGACTTCGAG gaatttgatgttgatgctTTAGTGAAATTTGTTGAAGAAACTAGTACTCCAACTGTAACTCTCTTCAACAAGGACCCAAAGAACCATCCTTTTGTTATTAAATACTTCAACTTCCCCAATGCCAAG GCAATGTTGTTTCTAAACTTCACCACTGAACACTTTGACGCATTCAAGTCAAAGTATCACGAAGCAGCTCAGCTTTACAAGGGAAAAGACTTGAATTTTCTAATGGGTGATGTTGAGGCTAGTCAAGGTGCCTTCCAG TACTTTGGCATTAAGGATGAGCAAGTCCCAGTCATCATTATCCAGACAAATGATGGAGAGAAATTCCTAAAACCAAATGTTGAGCCTGATCAGATTGCATCATGGGTGAAGGACTTTAAG GATGGGAAGGTGAAACCTTATAAGAAGTCGGAGCCCATTCCCGAAGTTAACAATGAACCTGTTAAGGTGGTAGTGGCTGATACCCTGCAGGACATGGTTTTCAATTCTGGCAAAAATG TTCTGATAGAGTTCTATGCACCATGGTGTGGACACTGCAAAAAGTTGGCTCCAATCGTGGACGAAGTGGCTCTCTCGTTTGAAAATGATGCTGATGTTCTGATCGCAAAGCTA GATGCAACTGCAAATGATCTTCCACCAGGGACTTTCGATGTGAAAGGTTACCCGACACTATATTTTAGGTCATCAACCGGAAACCTGCTGCAGTATGATGGAGACAGGACTAAGGATGACATAATTGAGTTCATCAAGAAGCACCGAGCAGCTGCAGCTGTGAAACCGGAGTCGAGAAATGATGAACTCTGA